The following proteins come from a genomic window of Macaca fascicularis isolate 582-1 chromosome 8, T2T-MFA8v1.1:
- the TCIM gene encoding transcriptional and immune response regulator: MKAKRSHQAIIMSTSLRVSPSIHGYHFDTASRKKAVGNIFENIDQESLQRLFRNSGDKKAEERAKIIFAIDQDVEEKTRALMALKKRTKDKLFQFLNLRKYSIKVH; this comes from the coding sequence ATGAAAGCAAAGCGAAGCCACCAAGCCATCATCATGTCCACGTCGCTACGAGTCAGCCCGTCCATCCACGGCTACCACTTCGACACAGCCTCTCGTAAGAAAGCCGTGGGCAACATCTTTGAAAACATAGACCAAGAATCACTACAAAGGCTCTTCAGAAACTCTGGAGACAAGAAAGCAGAGGAGAGAGCCAAGATCATTTTTGCCATAGATCAAGATGTGGAGGAGAAAACACGTGCCCTGATGGCCTTGAAGAAGAGGACAAAAGACAAGCTTTTCCAGTTTCTGAATCTGCGGAAATATTCCATCAAAGTTCACTGA